The following are encoded together in the Culex pipiens pallens isolate TS chromosome 1, TS_CPP_V2, whole genome shotgun sequence genome:
- the LOC120423418 gene encoding homeobox protein prospero isoform X4, producing the protein MMSSEEDSDSFGLYVDKLLKKNKRARQRVDAGEPRNSYSSIPNFSSRPSLMSGGLYGAIFSQSQQHFGGLFGPSGYGPANKMLNELLGRQVKQAQDANDPDSIMLSSIEAANAADSNNTPTSKHGFESTTNLNNNNSSTNNNNNSNSNNNNSPTSDGSGMMGRRNSNSQNMLANAANSGGNNNNNSNSNSSSGVIDLDGGSRTPQPNDLAHHMLRNILQGKKELMALDHELRTVSNQSSALGDRISPDNNNVISKNNNIYDITKCDTVMNGGDISDSSDLGANNNNSASTKVNQKNNNSATNNQTNSNDNNSHQPNRKISLDSNNSNCDDLLASELAHTERLLNGVGLNANSTGGRCSSINPKQEKSDVIDELVASLPDEADETMPSPASGSNGVIITKQELDIDECLEDKDRDDRTPSPITSKNDTESLTLKRARVENIVSSMRASPALMSSQSGQVNGCKKRKLYHPQQHDNSAAERYAAAAAAGLNLGLTLQNFMLGASTEPDDDDDEMEVTPHLHQKRVEKDVLKSQLRSMQEQLAEMQQKYVQLCSRMEQQSDTQEVDDSVSDIMEDDSNPDLTPDKSLIQSSPASTPVKDVGKNADASSMLQMMSKMMSAKIHSQLPSHPHLQAGFNGTHLFLQHMQQQAAGLPHEGMNQHNQMSNAAMYQKLFMEQEARMVKEVAEQQERNLANTNQQMLQQQAMQQQQQQQQQQQERSMQNSNQQMMQQQVQQQNQSSQPQLQSPPQQQQQNQQQQMQMQQQQQQQQQQQGGQQGHIQPPQMPQLPHLPQIPKGSTIPSDLTSRLNMMRSSSNSVVPMSGQDLEGLADVLKTEITASLSSLVDSIVTRFVHQRRFLGKQSEAAAAAAEQLNKDLLMASQLLDRSKSPRTKVTADRGPVGSGSSQSAMFQQPKPPQNINPVAAAALYNSMSALGTNQVNPFCMPEPRENPEQAEALSLVVTPKKKRHKVTDTRITPRTVSRILAQDGIIPSANPIQLDQNNSNQGSNMSNSSNLNSNNSNSGNNINNNNINSKNNNQQQQQQQQQQQQQQQQQQQQFNSQPPSVQASTPTESPSPRGSFHPPPPSMLPVSLPTSVAIPNPSLHESQVFSPYSPFFNPHGPPHSGPHGPQPSQFHHMKVSSSPPGINGMMDPRDSPPLPHPPTMLHPALLAAAHHGNSPDYGHIRASMDVNDRNSDCNSAELSYNGMEPTSSTLTPMHLRKAKLMFFWVRYPSSAVLKMYFPDIKFNKNNTAQLVKWFSNFREFYYIQMEKYARQSVSEGMKNVDDIHVGNDSEIYRVLNLHYNRNNHIEVPQNFRYVVEQTLREFFRAIQSGKDTEQSWKKSIYKIISRLDDPVPEYFKSPNFLEQLE; encoded by the exons ATGATGTCATCAGAGGAGGACAGTGATTCTTTCGGTTTGTACGTCGATAAGTTGCTAAAGAAAAACAAACGAGCCAGACAGCGCGTAGACGCGGGAGAGCCAAGAAATAGTTATTCTTCGATACCGAACTTCAGTTCAAGACCGTCCTTGATGAGCGGCGGTCTATACGGGGCTATTTTTAGCCAAAGCCAGCAGCATTTCGGTGGACTGTTTGGTCCCAGTGGATACGGGCCAGCCAACAAGATGCTCAACGAGCTGTTGGGTAGACAAGTGAAGCAAGCACAGGACGCCAACGATCCGGACAGTATCATGCTATCGTCGATCGAGGCAGCTAACGCAGCGGACAGCAATAATACCCCAACGAGTAAGCATGGATTCGAGAGTACGACGAAtctgaacaacaacaacagcagtacGAACAACAATAACAACTCGAACAGTAACAATAACAACTCGCCCACGTCAGATGGATCTGGCATGATGGGTCGGAGAAACAGTAACAGTCAGAACATGTTGGCCAACGCCGCCAACAGTGGCGgtaacaacaataacaacagtAACAGTAACAGCAGCAGTGGTGTTATAGACCTTGACGGTGGTTCTAGAACACCACAGCCCAACGATCTGGCGCATCACATGTTGCGCAATATCCTGCAGGGCAAGAAGGAGCTGATGGCCCTGGATCACGAGCTGCGAACGGTGAGCAACCAAAGCAGTGCGCTCGGCGACCGGATATCGCCCGACAACAACAACGTGATCAGCAAGAACAATAACATATACGACATTACCAAATGTGACACAGTGATGAACGGTGGTGATATTAGTGACTCTAGTGATCTAGGTGCTAATAACAACAACAGTGCTTCAACCAAAGTGAATCAGAAAAACAACAACAGTGCGACCAATAATCAAACCAATAGCAATGACAACAACAGTCACCAACCCAATAGGAAAATTTCCCTAGACTCGAACAACAGCAATTGTGATGATTTGCTAGCCTCGGAGCTGGCCCATACCGAGCGGCTACTGAACGGAGTTGGCCTCAACGCCAACTCCACCGGTGGTCGATGCTCGAGCATAAACCCGAAGCAAGAAAAGAGTGATGTGATCGACGAGCTGGTGGCCTCCCTTCCGGATGAAGCCGATGAGACCATGCCGTCACCTGCCTCTGGCAGTAATGGAGTGATAATTACCAAGCAGGAGCTGGACATTGACGAGTGTCTGGAGGATAAAGATCGAGACGATCGGACGCCAAGTCCCATTACCAGCAAGAACGATACCGAATCGCTCACGTTGAAACGGGCTCGGGTGGAGAACATTGTGTCTTCTATGCGGGCCAGCCCGGCGTTGATGTCATCGCAGTCAGGCCAAGTGAACGGATGTAAGAAACGGAAGCTATACCACCCGCAACAACACGACAACAGCGCCGCCGAGCGGTATGCTGCCGCAGCCGCAGCTGGATTAAATCTGGGTCTTACGCTGCAGAACTTTATGCTGGGTGCTAGCACCGAACcggacgatgacgatgacgagaTGGAGGTCACACCACATCTCCACCAAAAGCGTGTTGAGAAGGACGTACTTAAGTCTCAGCTGCGATCGATGCAGGAACAACTGGCCGAGATGCAGCAAAAATATGTGCAATTATGTTCGCGAATGGAACAGCAGTCCGATACCCAGGAGGTGGACGACAGCGTCAGTGATATCATGGAGGACGACTCGAACCCTGACCTGACGCCGGACAAGTCCCTGATACAGAGCTCGCCGGCATCGACGCCGGTGAAGGACGTCGGTAAGAACGCGGACGCTTCCAGCATGCTGCAGATGATGAGCAAAATGATGTCGGCCAAGATCCACAGCCAACTGCCTTCGCATCCTCACCTGCAGGCTGGTTTCAACGGAACGCATCTCTTCCTGCAGCACATGCAACAGCAAGCAGCTGGATTGCCCCACGAAGGTATGAATCAGCACAACCAAATGAGTAACGCCGCCATGTACCAAAAACTGTTCATGGAACAGGAAGCGCGGATGGTGAAAGAAGTCGCTGAACAGCAGGAACGAAACCTGGCAAACACCAACCAGCAAATGCTCCAACAGCAAGCgatgcagcagcaacaacaacagcaacagcaacagcaggaAAGAAGCATGCAAAACAGCAACCAGCAAATGATGCAACAgcaggttcagcagcaaaaccaATCCTCTCAACCGCAACTGCAGTCTCCTccgcagcaacaacagcaaaaccagcagcagcaaatgcaaatgcagcagcaacaacaacagcagcagcagcagcaaggtgGTCAGCAAGGTCATATCCAGCCGCCACAGATGCCTCAGTTGCCTCACCTGCCCCAGATTCCCAAGGGTTCTACGATCCCATCGGATTTGACGAGCCGGTTGAACATGATGCGATCGAGTTCCAACTCGGTGGTGCCCATGTCCGGCCAAGATCTGGAAGGCCTAGCGGATGTGTTGAAGACGGAAATCACCGCCTCGCTGTCGAGTTTGGTCGACTCGATCGTAACGAGGTTCGTGCACCAGCGAAGATTCCTGGGCAAGCAATCGGAAGCGGCGGCAGCAGCGGCCGAACAGTTGAACAAGGACCTGTTGATGGCGTCTCAGTTGTTGGATCGGTCCAAGTCCCCGCGGACAAAGGTTACGGCGGATCGAGGACCTGTCGGCAGCGGTAGCAGTCAGTCAG CTATGTTCCAACAGCCGAAGCCTCCGCAGAACATCAACCCGGTAGCCGCCGCTGCGCTGTACAACTCGATGAGTGCGCTTGGCACGAACCAGGTGAATCCTTTCTGCATGCCAGAACCCCGCGAAAACCCCGAACAGGCCGAAGCTCTGAGCCTGGTTGTGACGCCCAAGAAGAAGCGCCATAAGGTAACCGATACCCGCATTACGCCACGAACCGTGAGTAGGATTCTGGCCCAGGACGGAATCATTCCTTCCGCCAATCCGATCCAGCTGGATCAGAACAATAGCAACCAAGGTAGCAACATGAGCAACAGCAGCAACCtgaacagcaacaacagcaacagcggTAACAATATTAACAATAACAACATTAACAGCAAGAACAACaaccaacaacagcagcagcagcagcagcaacaacaacagcagcaacagcagcagcagcagcaattcaACAGCCAACCACCGAGTGTGCAAGCGAGCACCCCTACCGAGAGTCCCTCTCCACGTGGTTCGTTCCACCCTCCACCCCCGTCAATGTTGCCCGTGTCGTTGCCGACGTCGGTCGCGATACCAAACCCCTCGCTGCACGAGTCACAGGTCTTCTCGCCGTACAGCCCCTTCTTTAACCCGCACGGCCCCCCTCACAGTGGTCCGCATGGACCGCAGCCTTCCCAGTTCCACCACATGAAGGTGTCCTCGAGCCCGCCCGGCATCAACGGCATGATGGACCCTCGAGATTCGCCTCCGCTGCCCCACCCGCCTACGATGCTGCACCCCGCACTGCTGGCAGCAGCCCACCACGGCAACTCGCCCGATTACGGCCACATCCGGGCGTCCATGGACGTCAACGACCGGAACTCGGACTGCAACTCGGCCGAACTCAGCTACAACGGCATGGAGCCTACT TCGTCAACATTGACCCCGATGCACCTGCGCAAGGCGAAGCTGATGTTCTTCTGGGTGCGGTACCCCAGCTCGGCCGTCCTCAAGATGTACTTCC
- the LOC120423418 gene encoding homeobox protein prospero isoform X2: MMSSEEDSDSFGLYVDKLLKKNKRARQRVDAGEPRNSYSSIPNFSSRPSLMSGGLYGAIFSQSQQHFGGLFGPSGYGPANKMLNELLGRQVKQAQDANDPDSIMLSSIEAANAADSNNTPTSKHGFESTTNLNNNNSSTNNNNNSNSNNNNSPTSDGSGMMGRRNSNSQNMLANAANSGGNNNNNSNSNSSSGVIDLDGGSRTPQPNDLAHHMLRNILQGKKELMALDHELRTVSNQSSALGDRISPDNNNVISKNNNIYDITKCDTVMNGGDISDSSDLGANNNNSASTKVNQKNNNSATNNQTNSNDNNSHQPNRKISLDSNNSNCDDLLASELAHTERLLNGVGLNANSTGGRCSSINPKQEKSDVIDELVASLPDEADETMPSPASGSNGVIITKQELDIDECLEDKDRDDRTPSPITSKNDTESLTLKRARVENIVSSMRASPALMSSQSGQVNGCKKRKLYHPQQHDNSAAERYAAAAAAGLNLGLTLQNFMLGASTEPDDDDDEMEVTPHLHQKRVEKDVLKSQLRSMQEQLAEMQQKYVQLCSRMEQQSDTQEVDDSVSDIMEDDSNPDLTPDKSLIQSSPASTPVKDVGKNADASSMLQMMSKMMSAKIHSQLPSHPHLQAGFNGTHLFLQHMQQQAAGLPHEGMNQHNQMSNAAMYQKLFMEQEARMVKEVAEQQERNLANTNQQMLQQQAMQQQQQQQQQQQERSMQNSNQQMMQQQVQQQNQSSQPQLQSPPQQQQQNQQQQMQMQQQQQQQQQQQGGQQGHIQPPQMPQLPHLPQIPKGSTIPSDLTSRLNMMRSSSNSVVPMSGQDLEGLADVLKTEITASLSSLVDSIVTRFVHQRRFLGKQSEAAAAAAEQLNKDLLMASQLLDRSKSPRTKVTADRGPVGSGSSQSGNGPMLNSSLNSAPNPNVVNQSPAGNPMIAGQQGNGPRLNGTAFPPMGMPMHVNNAPQHDPKNMNNMNQMNMPPHVRPSPSTAMFQQPKPPQNINPVAAAALYNSMSALGTNQVNPFCMPEPRENPEQAEALSLVVTPKKKRHKVTDTRITPRTVSRILAQDGIIPSANPIQLDQNNSNQGSNMSNSSNLNSNNSNSGNNINNNNINSKNNNQQQQQQQQQQQQQQQQQQQQFNSQPPSVQASTPTESPSPRGSFHPPPPSMLPVSLPTSVAIPNPSLHESQVFSPYSPFFNPHGPPHSGPHGPQPSQFHHMKVSSSPPGINGMMDPRDSPPLPHPPTMLHPALLAAAHHGNSPDYGHIRASMDVNDRNSDCNSAELSYNGMEPTSSTLTPMHLRKAKLMFFWVRYPSSAVLKMYFPDIKFNKNNTAQLVKWFSNFREFYYIQMEKYARQSVSEGMKNVDDIHVGNDSEIYRVLNLHYNRNNHIEVPQNFRYVVEQTLREFFRAIQSGKDTEQSWKKSIYKIISRLDDPVPEYFKSPNFLEQLE; encoded by the exons ATGATGTCATCAGAGGAGGACAGTGATTCTTTCGGTTTGTACGTCGATAAGTTGCTAAAGAAAAACAAACGAGCCAGACAGCGCGTAGACGCGGGAGAGCCAAGAAATAGTTATTCTTCGATACCGAACTTCAGTTCAAGACCGTCCTTGATGAGCGGCGGTCTATACGGGGCTATTTTTAGCCAAAGCCAGCAGCATTTCGGTGGACTGTTTGGTCCCAGTGGATACGGGCCAGCCAACAAGATGCTCAACGAGCTGTTGGGTAGACAAGTGAAGCAAGCACAGGACGCCAACGATCCGGACAGTATCATGCTATCGTCGATCGAGGCAGCTAACGCAGCGGACAGCAATAATACCCCAACGAGTAAGCATGGATTCGAGAGTACGACGAAtctgaacaacaacaacagcagtacGAACAACAATAACAACTCGAACAGTAACAATAACAACTCGCCCACGTCAGATGGATCTGGCATGATGGGTCGGAGAAACAGTAACAGTCAGAACATGTTGGCCAACGCCGCCAACAGTGGCGgtaacaacaataacaacagtAACAGTAACAGCAGCAGTGGTGTTATAGACCTTGACGGTGGTTCTAGAACACCACAGCCCAACGATCTGGCGCATCACATGTTGCGCAATATCCTGCAGGGCAAGAAGGAGCTGATGGCCCTGGATCACGAGCTGCGAACGGTGAGCAACCAAAGCAGTGCGCTCGGCGACCGGATATCGCCCGACAACAACAACGTGATCAGCAAGAACAATAACATATACGACATTACCAAATGTGACACAGTGATGAACGGTGGTGATATTAGTGACTCTAGTGATCTAGGTGCTAATAACAACAACAGTGCTTCAACCAAAGTGAATCAGAAAAACAACAACAGTGCGACCAATAATCAAACCAATAGCAATGACAACAACAGTCACCAACCCAATAGGAAAATTTCCCTAGACTCGAACAACAGCAATTGTGATGATTTGCTAGCCTCGGAGCTGGCCCATACCGAGCGGCTACTGAACGGAGTTGGCCTCAACGCCAACTCCACCGGTGGTCGATGCTCGAGCATAAACCCGAAGCAAGAAAAGAGTGATGTGATCGACGAGCTGGTGGCCTCCCTTCCGGATGAAGCCGATGAGACCATGCCGTCACCTGCCTCTGGCAGTAATGGAGTGATAATTACCAAGCAGGAGCTGGACATTGACGAGTGTCTGGAGGATAAAGATCGAGACGATCGGACGCCAAGTCCCATTACCAGCAAGAACGATACCGAATCGCTCACGTTGAAACGGGCTCGGGTGGAGAACATTGTGTCTTCTATGCGGGCCAGCCCGGCGTTGATGTCATCGCAGTCAGGCCAAGTGAACGGATGTAAGAAACGGAAGCTATACCACCCGCAACAACACGACAACAGCGCCGCCGAGCGGTATGCTGCCGCAGCCGCAGCTGGATTAAATCTGGGTCTTACGCTGCAGAACTTTATGCTGGGTGCTAGCACCGAACcggacgatgacgatgacgagaTGGAGGTCACACCACATCTCCACCAAAAGCGTGTTGAGAAGGACGTACTTAAGTCTCAGCTGCGATCGATGCAGGAACAACTGGCCGAGATGCAGCAAAAATATGTGCAATTATGTTCGCGAATGGAACAGCAGTCCGATACCCAGGAGGTGGACGACAGCGTCAGTGATATCATGGAGGACGACTCGAACCCTGACCTGACGCCGGACAAGTCCCTGATACAGAGCTCGCCGGCATCGACGCCGGTGAAGGACGTCGGTAAGAACGCGGACGCTTCCAGCATGCTGCAGATGATGAGCAAAATGATGTCGGCCAAGATCCACAGCCAACTGCCTTCGCATCCTCACCTGCAGGCTGGTTTCAACGGAACGCATCTCTTCCTGCAGCACATGCAACAGCAAGCAGCTGGATTGCCCCACGAAGGTATGAATCAGCACAACCAAATGAGTAACGCCGCCATGTACCAAAAACTGTTCATGGAACAGGAAGCGCGGATGGTGAAAGAAGTCGCTGAACAGCAGGAACGAAACCTGGCAAACACCAACCAGCAAATGCTCCAACAGCAAGCgatgcagcagcaacaacaacagcaacagcaacagcaggaAAGAAGCATGCAAAACAGCAACCAGCAAATGATGCAACAgcaggttcagcagcaaaaccaATCCTCTCAACCGCAACTGCAGTCTCCTccgcagcaacaacagcaaaaccagcagcagcaaatgcaaatgcagcagcaacaacaacagcagcagcagcagcaaggtgGTCAGCAAGGTCATATCCAGCCGCCACAGATGCCTCAGTTGCCTCACCTGCCCCAGATTCCCAAGGGTTCTACGATCCCATCGGATTTGACGAGCCGGTTGAACATGATGCGATCGAGTTCCAACTCGGTGGTGCCCATGTCCGGCCAAGATCTGGAAGGCCTAGCGGATGTGTTGAAGACGGAAATCACCGCCTCGCTGTCGAGTTTGGTCGACTCGATCGTAACGAGGTTCGTGCACCAGCGAAGATTCCTGGGCAAGCAATCGGAAGCGGCGGCAGCAGCGGCCGAACAGTTGAACAAGGACCTGTTGATGGCGTCTCAGTTGTTGGATCGGTCCAAGTCCCCGCGGACAAAGGTTACGGCGGATCGAGGACCTGTCGGCAGCGGTAGCAGTCAGTCAGGTAATGGACCAATGCTTAATTCTAGTCTTAACAGTGCACCCAACCCGAACGTGGTGAACCAGTCTCCAGCTGGGAACCCGATGATCGCCGGTCAGCAGGGTAACGGGCCACGGTTGAACGGCACCGCGTTTCCACCCATGGGAATGCCGATGCACGTGAACAACGCACCCCAGCACGATCCCAAGAATATGAATAACATGAACCAGATGAATATGCCACCTCATGTTCGACCTTCTCCCTCTACAGCTATGTTCCAACAGCCGAAGCCTCCGCAGAACATCAACCCGGTAGCCGCCGCTGCGCTGTACAACTCGATGAGTGCGCTTGGCACGAACCAGGTGAATCCTTTCTGCATGCCAGAACCCCGCGAAAACCCCGAACAGGCCGAAGCTCTGAGCCTGGTTGTGACGCCCAAGAAGAAGCGCCATAAGGTAACCGATACCCGCATTACGCCACGAACCGTGAGTAGGATTCTGGCCCAGGACGGAATCATTCCTTCCGCCAATCCGATCCAGCTGGATCAGAACAATAGCAACCAAGGTAGCAACATGAGCAACAGCAGCAACCtgaacagcaacaacagcaacagcggTAACAATATTAACAATAACAACATTAACAGCAAGAACAACaaccaacaacagcagcagcagcagcagcaacaacaacagcagcaacagcagcagcagcagcaattcaACAGCCAACCACCGAGTGTGCAAGCGAGCACCCCTACCGAGAGTCCCTCTCCACGTGGTTCGTTCCACCCTCCACCCCCGTCAATGTTGCCCGTGTCGTTGCCGACGTCGGTCGCGATACCAAACCCCTCGCTGCACGAGTCACAGGTCTTCTCGCCGTACAGCCCCTTCTTTAACCCGCACGGCCCCCCTCACAGTGGTCCGCATGGACCGCAGCCTTCCCAGTTCCACCACATGAAGGTGTCCTCGAGCCCGCCCGGCATCAACGGCATGATGGACCCTCGAGATTCGCCTCCGCTGCCCCACCCGCCTACGATGCTGCACCCCGCACTGCTGGCAGCAGCCCACCACGGCAACTCGCCCGATTACGGCCACATCCGGGCGTCCATGGACGTCAACGACCGGAACTCGGACTGCAACTCGGCCGAACTCAGCTACAACGGCATGGAGCCTACT TCGTCAACATTGACCCCGATGCACCTGCGCAAGGCGAAGCTGATGTTCTTCTGGGTGCGGTACCCCAGCTCGGCCGTCCTCAAGATGTACTTCC